From Diaminobutyricibacter sp. McL0608, one genomic window encodes:
- a CDS encoding DUF5597 domain-containing protein, whose protein sequence is MNQSVPSRWTLAESGDRILRFDGVPALLLGGQVHNSSSSSAAAIAQSFAHARRLNANVVLAPVAWTLTEPTEGVLDFRLVDCMLDEARRNGLRLVPLWFGAFKNALSTYAPRWVRADRERFPRTLIDAGASTAAFSYEGAMPATVLSVFSADLVEADARAFEGLLRHLVEADKDDTVALVQVENESGVLRDSRDRSEIAEEAREGMVPSSLIDLARTVGDESLVRQLWIENGRKEIGTWSDTFGDDSRSDEIFMAWGFATYVQRLAERGQAVKNVPMFANAWLGPQPGQSEPGQWPSGGPGERVLDVWRAVAPSLAFLGPDIYVDDSAAAMAAYSTGLDPFFVPESRPRAGELVRALGTHRAIGWSAFGLDALNPEGQVAATLAYLTALEGEIASAQIADRVAAVVIEADEEVVKIGFGDLEIHARGMLKLFQQMLLDVGVDAPTLDVDVPNETIPHEPVTQPGERRPFGLVVATDENELIVIGQGLKLDFFVEGTLVEVDSVEELVIQDGEVIDGRVLNGDERLTVLPTHRVGAARIRLLRVQ, encoded by the coding sequence ATGAATCAATCTGTGCCGAGTCGTTGGACCCTCGCTGAATCGGGTGATCGAATTCTGCGTTTCGACGGAGTACCAGCCCTGCTTCTCGGCGGTCAGGTCCACAACTCGTCGAGCTCGTCCGCAGCGGCAATCGCCCAGTCGTTCGCCCACGCGCGCCGGCTGAACGCCAACGTTGTGCTCGCACCGGTGGCGTGGACGCTGACCGAGCCGACTGAGGGCGTGTTGGACTTCCGCCTGGTGGATTGCATGCTTGATGAGGCACGCAGGAATGGACTCCGGCTGGTCCCGCTGTGGTTCGGGGCTTTCAAGAACGCGCTCTCCACCTACGCGCCGCGATGGGTTCGTGCTGATCGAGAACGATTCCCGCGAACTCTGATAGATGCTGGCGCCTCGACAGCAGCCTTCAGCTACGAAGGCGCCATGCCCGCAACCGTATTGTCAGTATTCTCGGCCGATCTCGTCGAGGCCGATGCCAGAGCATTCGAAGGTCTCCTGCGCCACCTGGTCGAAGCGGACAAGGACGACACCGTAGCCCTTGTTCAGGTAGAGAACGAAAGCGGGGTGCTGCGCGACAGTCGCGATCGAAGCGAAATCGCAGAGGAAGCCAGAGAGGGAATGGTCCCGAGTAGCCTCATCGATCTCGCCCGTACCGTCGGTGACGAATCACTCGTGCGGCAGCTGTGGATCGAGAACGGTAGGAAAGAAATCGGCACCTGGTCTGACACCTTCGGTGACGATTCACGATCAGACGAGATCTTCATGGCGTGGGGATTCGCGACCTACGTACAGCGCCTGGCCGAGCGTGGTCAGGCAGTCAAGAACGTTCCCATGTTCGCGAACGCGTGGCTTGGGCCGCAGCCCGGACAATCTGAACCGGGACAATGGCCAAGTGGCGGTCCGGGCGAACGCGTGCTCGACGTGTGGCGGGCCGTTGCTCCGTCTCTTGCCTTTCTGGGACCGGACATCTACGTCGACGATTCGGCAGCTGCCATGGCGGCCTATTCGACAGGACTCGACCCGTTCTTCGTGCCGGAATCCCGGCCTCGCGCTGGGGAGTTGGTTCGCGCGCTCGGGACACACCGTGCGATCGGCTGGTCGGCCTTCGGTCTCGATGCGCTCAACCCTGAGGGCCAGGTCGCCGCTACCTTGGCCTACCTGACAGCGCTGGAAGGCGAGATCGCTTCGGCCCAGATTGCCGATCGCGTGGCCGCCGTCGTGATCGAGGCAGACGAAGAAGTCGTGAAGATCGGGTTCGGCGACCTGGAGATCCATGCTCGTGGAATGCTGAAGTTGTTTCAACAGATGCTCCTTGACGTGGGGGTTGACGCTCCGACGCTTGACGTCGACGTACCGAACGAGACCATTCCTCACGAGCCCGTTACTCAACCAGGGGAAAGGCGTCCGTTCGGTCTCGTTGTCGCCACTGACGAGAACGAGCTCATTGTGATCGGGCAGGGTCTCAAACTGGATTTCTTCGTCGAAGGCACCCTGGTCGAGGTCGACTCGGTAGAGGAACTCGTCATTCAGGACGGAGAGGTCATCGACGGTCGTGTGCTCAATGGCGACGAGCGTCTCACCGTGTTGCCAACCCACCGCGTCGGCGCCGCGCGAATTCGTCTTCTGCGGGTGCAGTGA
- a CDS encoding LysR family transcriptional regulator, producing MTDYPLLSRLDLNLLVALDALLTERSVTRAAEQLRLSQPALSASLSRLRIHFGDPILARRGNTYELTPLALRLADHTTTALEAARRVFESQATWDPAESVREFSIFGSDYGFTTIGRVASELAAERAPGVHFRFMLHNPTVVEDAANRLRSVDGMVIPHGFLTELPYVDLWQDDWVAIVAESNESVGDSLSREELSSLPWVMNYQSRSAFTSAERQVQQLGIEPNVEVVVESFLAIPHFIAGTRRVGIIHSALVPIAMRAAGVRVVGLPFAPTPITNALWWHPVHSHDPEHSWMRSLFEEAGRVVAEGKHI from the coding sequence GTGACCGATTATCCGCTGCTGTCTCGTCTGGATCTCAACCTCCTGGTTGCGCTCGACGCCCTCCTCACGGAGCGCAGTGTCACGCGGGCTGCTGAGCAGCTGCGATTGAGCCAGCCGGCCCTCAGCGCATCCCTTTCCCGTCTCCGCATCCATTTCGGGGACCCGATCCTCGCGCGGCGCGGGAACACGTACGAACTGACGCCCCTGGCCCTGCGCCTGGCCGACCATACGACAACCGCCCTCGAAGCCGCCCGGCGGGTGTTCGAGAGTCAGGCCACCTGGGACCCCGCCGAATCGGTGCGCGAGTTCTCGATCTTCGGCTCCGACTATGGATTCACGACCATCGGGCGCGTCGCTTCCGAGCTGGCCGCAGAGCGTGCGCCGGGCGTCCACTTCCGGTTCATGCTGCACAACCCGACGGTCGTGGAGGACGCCGCCAACCGTCTGCGTTCGGTCGACGGAATGGTGATCCCCCACGGCTTTCTCACCGAGTTGCCGTATGTCGATCTGTGGCAGGACGACTGGGTCGCGATCGTCGCCGAATCCAATGAGTCGGTGGGAGATTCCCTGTCCCGCGAGGAATTGTCGAGCCTGCCCTGGGTCATGAACTACCAGTCGCGGTCCGCGTTCACCTCAGCCGAACGGCAGGTGCAGCAGCTGGGAATCGAGCCGAACGTCGAGGTCGTCGTCGAGAGCTTCCTCGCCATCCCTCATTTCATCGCGGGAACCCGCCGCGTCGGCATCATCCACTCTGCTCTCGTGCCGATCGCAATGCGAGCCGCCGGCGTCCGCGTCGTCGGCCTCCCGTTCGCGCCGACCCCGATCACCAACGCGCTCTGGTGGCATCCCGTCCACAGCCACGACCCCGAGCACTCCTGGATGCGTTCGCTGTTCGAGGAGGCCGGCCGCGTGGTCGCCGAGGGCAAGCACATCTGA
- a CDS encoding ABC transporter substrate-binding protein, which translates to MKQSHRSRRTRLAWLAIPAAAGLLLAGCSSSGTSSAKEPQTITFAFGATNDQDKAAYVNLVDGFEKENKGVTVTPLNLPTQSYATAIATRVQGGNAPDTFYAEGGTGQADSIIPFAKAGQLLELNDAAIKRALPSDQKDLWTYNGKIYGVPLGTQSNGVIYNDDLAKSIGVNIDASTSLDDIIAQCGAARAKGKTVYGLAGSTYQNNGILAVALATSTVYGPNKNWNKDRADNKTTFAGTKGWTTALDSIKKMYDAGCFQDGATSAGFDALTNGASSGKILGFFAPSAAAQQIMQAAGGHVKLIALPVAAPSGTKTYLSLSADQSVAASAKTKSPKLAENFLKYIVSDAGQQTYSTATGTIPVNAGRTSTLLPQYESIKDMISSNDTRGYAPTAWPNAKIYTDLGNGVQGILTGQMTTKQVLEQMDTDWG; encoded by the coding sequence ATGAAGCAATCACACAGGAGCCGACGGACTCGGCTTGCATGGCTCGCAATTCCCGCCGCTGCCGGACTTCTCCTCGCGGGGTGTTCGAGCTCGGGAACGTCGTCTGCGAAGGAACCCCAGACGATCACTTTCGCATTCGGTGCGACGAACGACCAGGACAAGGCGGCCTACGTCAACCTGGTCGACGGGTTCGAAAAAGAGAACAAGGGCGTCACGGTGACGCCCCTCAACCTGCCCACCCAGAGTTACGCGACGGCGATCGCCACCCGGGTGCAGGGTGGTAACGCACCCGACACGTTCTATGCAGAAGGCGGCACCGGACAGGCCGACTCGATCATCCCGTTCGCGAAGGCCGGTCAACTACTCGAACTCAACGACGCGGCGATCAAGCGGGCGCTTCCCTCGGATCAGAAGGATCTGTGGACCTACAACGGCAAGATCTACGGTGTGCCGCTCGGAACGCAGTCGAACGGTGTCATCTACAACGACGACCTGGCCAAGTCCATCGGTGTGAACATCGATGCGTCGACCAGCCTCGACGACATCATCGCGCAGTGCGGTGCCGCTCGTGCCAAGGGCAAGACGGTCTACGGACTCGCCGGATCCACGTACCAGAACAACGGCATCCTCGCGGTGGCGCTCGCCACGTCGACCGTGTACGGCCCGAATAAGAACTGGAACAAGGACCGCGCTGACAACAAGACCACCTTCGCCGGCACCAAAGGCTGGACGACGGCACTCGACTCGATCAAGAAGATGTACGACGCCGGATGCTTCCAGGACGGCGCGACAAGCGCCGGGTTCGATGCGCTGACCAACGGCGCGTCCTCGGGGAAGATCCTCGGCTTCTTCGCTCCGAGCGCCGCGGCGCAGCAGATCATGCAGGCGGCGGGTGGACACGTCAAGCTCATTGCGCTGCCTGTCGCGGCTCCCAGCGGCACGAAGACCTACCTGTCACTGAGCGCCGACCAGAGCGTTGCCGCCAGCGCTAAGACGAAGAGTCCGAAGCTCGCCGAGAACTTCCTGAAGTACATCGTCTCGGATGCGGGCCAGCAGACGTACTCGACCGCGACAGGCACGATCCCGGTGAACGCCGGCCGGACCTCGACGCTCCTGCCGCAGTACGAGTCGATCAAGGACATGATCTCGTCGAACGACACCCGCGGGTATGCGCCGACAGCATGGCCGAACGCCAAGATATACACCGACCTCGGCAACGGAGTGCAGGGCATCCTGACCGGCCAGATGACGACCAAGCAGGTGCTTGAGCAGATGGACACCGACTGGGGTTGA
- a CDS encoding carbohydrate ABC transporter permease has translation MTMQTEAHTTAGSSGPARAPRRDPRKKSYHVRLGSWWWALPALVLMVIVIYVTTIAGGFFAFTNWSGLGPFDFVGFQNFVKIFKTPELVGSLWNTLFLAVGFLILTNVFGLLFALALNRGLKSRYVLRTLVFMPVVVAPIAVSYIWKFIFDYNGPLNGMMTGIGLPKQNWLASPSLAIWCVLIVMVWQNIGFVMVIYLAGLATVPVEMEEAAALDGASTFRRFRYVVLPMINPSVAIATTLTLIQGLRVFDQVVALTGGGPAGATQTLALEVYQTAFTYQEFGFGAALALLLSLLILIFSIAQQWATRSRSGQEA, from the coding sequence ATGACGATGCAGACCGAAGCGCACACCACCGCAGGAAGCAGCGGGCCCGCACGGGCTCCGCGTCGCGACCCCCGCAAGAAGTCGTACCATGTGCGACTCGGCAGCTGGTGGTGGGCACTTCCCGCACTCGTACTGATGGTGATCGTGATCTATGTCACCACGATTGCGGGCGGGTTCTTCGCATTCACTAACTGGTCGGGCCTTGGACCCTTCGACTTCGTCGGCTTTCAGAATTTCGTCAAGATCTTCAAGACCCCGGAACTCGTCGGGTCGTTGTGGAACACGTTGTTCCTCGCCGTTGGATTCCTGATCCTCACCAACGTGTTCGGTCTGCTCTTCGCCCTGGCGCTGAACCGCGGCCTGAAGTCCCGCTACGTTCTGCGCACGCTGGTGTTCATGCCGGTCGTGGTCGCCCCGATCGCGGTCTCGTACATCTGGAAGTTCATCTTCGATTACAACGGTCCGCTGAACGGCATGATGACCGGCATCGGGCTCCCCAAGCAGAATTGGCTGGCCAGCCCCAGCCTGGCGATCTGGTGCGTGCTGATCGTGATGGTGTGGCAGAACATCGGCTTCGTCATGGTCATCTACCTCGCGGGCCTTGCCACTGTGCCCGTCGAGATGGAAGAGGCCGCAGCACTCGACGGGGCCAGCACCTTCCGCCGGTTCCGGTATGTCGTTCTGCCGATGATCAATCCCTCGGTCGCGATCGCCACGACGCTGACGCTGATCCAGGGGCTGCGCGTGTTCGACCAGGTCGTCGCGCTCACCGGCGGCGGTCCCGCCGGAGCGACCCAGACACTGGCGCTCGAGGTCTACCAGACAGCGTTCACGTACCAGGAGTTCGGTTTCGGTGCCGCCCTCGCTCTCCTGCTCAGCCTGCTGATCCTGATCTTCTCCATCGCACAACAGTGGGCGACCCGCAGCCGCTCCGGCCAGGAGGCATGA
- a CDS encoding carbohydrate ABC transporter permease: MFRYTKKTLTVEIITILAAAILLLPFWILLMGSLKSLPEVLSSSAVAPPSHPTLDAFVTLLSPASSSSGNIWAGLASSVTITVGSIVLLVVLGSIAAYGIARSTSRWSRRAYYLFLVAILLPTQLGTLPLYIGARTVGLVGNPWGMVLIYTGMLLPLSVFLYANFFRNLSQEYEEAAVIDGANRYQVFWRVVFPLMSPATGTVAILAGLIVWNDFFTALIFLNGTAYQTLPVVMYSYVGSLVSQWNLIFAVVIVSMIPILAFYAFAQKKFIQGYAGGLKG, translated from the coding sequence GTGTTCCGCTATACGAAGAAGACGCTGACGGTCGAGATCATCACGATCCTGGCGGCCGCCATCCTGCTGCTGCCGTTCTGGATCCTGCTGATGGGCTCACTCAAGTCACTCCCGGAAGTGCTGAGCTCTTCCGCGGTCGCCCCGCCATCGCATCCGACGCTCGACGCCTTCGTCACGTTGCTCTCGCCCGCCTCGTCATCGTCAGGCAATATCTGGGCAGGACTGGCCTCCAGCGTAACCATCACGGTCGGCAGCATCGTCCTGCTCGTGGTGCTCGGCTCGATCGCCGCCTACGGCATCGCCCGGTCGACGAGCCGGTGGAGCCGCCGGGCCTACTACCTCTTTCTCGTAGCGATCCTCCTGCCCACCCAGCTCGGCACGCTGCCGCTGTACATCGGTGCGCGCACAGTGGGCCTGGTCGGCAACCCGTGGGGCATGGTGCTCATCTACACCGGGATGCTGCTGCCGCTGTCGGTGTTCCTGTACGCGAACTTCTTCCGGAATCTCAGCCAGGAATACGAGGAGGCCGCCGTCATCGACGGCGCCAACCGGTACCAGGTGTTCTGGCGGGTCGTCTTCCCCCTGATGTCGCCCGCGACCGGCACCGTCGCCATCCTGGCCGGTCTCATCGTCTGGAACGACTTCTTCACGGCCCTGATCTTCCTCAACGGCACGGCGTACCAGACGCTCCCGGTCGTGATGTACAGCTACGTCGGATCGCTCGTCTCGCAGTGGAACCTGATCTTCGCAGTCGTCATCGTCTCGATGATCCCGATCCTCGCCTTCTACGCCTTCGCGCAGAAGAAGTTCATCCAGGGGTACGCGGGCGGACTCAAGGGCTGA
- a CDS encoding glycosylhydrolase-like jelly roll fold domain-containing protein, whose product MTLERLRDVTDGVVPNSIMPLFWQKGGPTEVVREEMERIGDAGIGAVILEARPHPEFLGDGWWRDVDAVLEIARRRNMKVWFFDDDTFPTGHAGGAVEAAAPDVQRHFLTERHADVVGPARGGSLIVDRRKFWGPEAASDPGRLLHVLAYPRAECSDELTGEPVDLTDRIVDGVLYWDIPDGWWRVFFVSVTADGGSDPHAHHIDYLNATSTQLLIDSVYERIHERYADEFGSTIAGFFSDEPGLYNDPDTFDFGSQLGKPVPLPWNDDVAAALSEKLGTDAASLLPQLWWPAGGREREIRYAFMDVVTRLYSDNFSRRLGDWCRAHGVEYIGHVIEDNGAHAHLGPGVGHYFRAMAGQDMAGIDIIGGQVIPGFSRGPFGNVSGAADGEFFHFGLAKLASSAAHLDPLKQGRAMCETIGAYGWYAGLRLFTWLTNHLLVRGVTHVVPHAFSPAPFPDPDCPPHFFAQGNNPQYRHHHLLSEYTNRLSHLLQGGTHIAPFAVLYHADAEWLGDAMPSERPMRLLMEAQLDADILPADILSGAGSAGSALAVGGETYDALIVPGSAFLPEHVARELLRLDDAGVPVVFVDEVPEVAGADPTALRTRFRAVRQRGLVAAVSGMTQRAVRLDRPASSLRVLRIDQGEADVVMLVNESVRDAVRISATIPRRGQAIALDAFTGTLTAVPSGNGPDSTIVDIELGPGGTALLIVGRRSAWDGIAVLPAVVRGTGEELASTWSITIASALEYPAFTDWQELDELRPLSDPDLLPRFSGTARYTTDFDFESVGDRHVLDLGEVFELATVRLNGVDLGTRIAPPYVFDVPDGILAARNTIEIEVTNTLAKAQPDFFSAFAQQDPTGLLGPVTIAPLVQGASE is encoded by the coding sequence ATGACTCTCGAACGGCTGCGCGACGTCACCGACGGGGTCGTGCCGAACTCGATCATGCCGCTCTTCTGGCAGAAGGGCGGACCCACCGAGGTCGTGCGCGAGGAGATGGAGCGCATCGGCGACGCGGGAATCGGCGCCGTCATCCTCGAGGCGCGACCGCACCCGGAGTTCCTCGGCGACGGGTGGTGGCGCGACGTCGACGCTGTACTCGAGATCGCCCGACGACGGAACATGAAGGTCTGGTTCTTCGACGATGACACGTTCCCTACCGGCCACGCGGGCGGTGCCGTAGAAGCGGCGGCACCCGATGTGCAGCGGCACTTCCTCACCGAGAGACACGCCGATGTGGTCGGACCCGCCCGTGGTGGGTCGCTCATCGTCGATCGCCGAAAGTTCTGGGGGCCCGAGGCGGCCTCGGACCCTGGTCGCCTCCTTCACGTGCTGGCGTACCCGCGGGCGGAGTGCTCTGACGAACTGACCGGCGAACCGGTCGACCTCACCGACCGCATCGTGGATGGAGTGCTGTATTGGGACATCCCTGATGGCTGGTGGCGGGTCTTCTTCGTCTCTGTCACGGCGGACGGCGGCAGTGACCCGCACGCTCACCACATCGACTATCTCAACGCGACCTCGACGCAACTGCTCATCGACAGCGTGTACGAGCGCATCCACGAGCGGTACGCCGACGAGTTCGGCTCCACGATCGCGGGATTCTTCAGCGACGAGCCCGGACTCTACAACGACCCGGACACGTTCGACTTCGGCTCACAACTCGGCAAGCCCGTGCCGCTGCCCTGGAACGACGACGTCGCAGCTGCGTTGTCGGAGAAGCTCGGCACGGATGCTGCATCCCTTCTGCCGCAACTGTGGTGGCCGGCCGGCGGTCGGGAACGTGAGATCCGTTACGCGTTCATGGATGTCGTGACGCGCCTGTACTCCGACAACTTCAGCCGGCGGCTCGGTGACTGGTGCCGCGCCCATGGTGTCGAGTACATCGGGCACGTCATCGAGGACAACGGCGCTCACGCGCATCTCGGCCCCGGCGTCGGGCACTACTTCCGGGCGATGGCCGGGCAGGACATGGCCGGGATCGACATCATCGGCGGACAGGTGATCCCAGGCTTCTCGCGCGGCCCGTTCGGCAACGTGTCGGGCGCCGCAGACGGCGAGTTCTTCCACTTCGGACTGGCCAAGCTCGCCTCATCCGCCGCGCATCTCGACCCGCTCAAGCAGGGCCGTGCGATGTGCGAGACGATCGGAGCGTACGGCTGGTATGCGGGGCTGCGCCTCTTCACCTGGCTGACCAACCACCTCCTGGTGCGCGGGGTGACGCACGTCGTTCCGCACGCGTTCTCGCCGGCACCGTTCCCGGACCCGGATTGCCCGCCGCACTTCTTCGCGCAGGGCAACAACCCGCAGTACCGGCACCATCACCTGCTCAGCGAATACACGAACCGTCTCAGCCACCTGCTTCAGGGCGGAACGCACATCGCTCCGTTCGCCGTGCTCTACCATGCGGATGCCGAATGGCTGGGCGACGCGATGCCGAGTGAGCGACCGATGCGGCTGCTGATGGAGGCGCAGCTGGACGCCGACATCCTGCCTGCCGACATACTTTCCGGCGCGGGCAGCGCAGGTTCGGCGCTCGCCGTGGGAGGCGAGACCTACGACGCATTGATCGTGCCGGGGAGTGCCTTTCTGCCCGAGCATGTCGCCCGCGAGCTGCTGCGCCTCGACGATGCCGGCGTTCCGGTGGTCTTCGTCGATGAGGTGCCCGAAGTCGCAGGCGCCGACCCGACCGCGCTCCGAACGCGGTTCCGGGCGGTTCGACAGCGGGGGCTGGTCGCGGCCGTCAGCGGGATGACCCAGCGTGCCGTGAGGCTGGACCGGCCGGCCTCGTCGCTCCGGGTGCTCCGTATCGACCAGGGCGAGGCGGATGTCGTCATGCTCGTGAACGAGTCCGTACGCGACGCCGTGCGCATCTCTGCGACGATCCCCCGTCGCGGACAGGCGATCGCACTGGACGCCTTCACTGGAACACTGACGGCCGTGCCGAGCGGGAACGGTCCGGATTCCACGATCGTCGACATCGAACTCGGCCCGGGCGGCACCGCGCTGCTGATCGTCGGCCGGCGGTCTGCGTGGGATGGGATCGCGGTCCTCCCCGCAGTCGTGCGCGGCACCGGCGAAGAGCTCGCGTCCACGTGGTCGATCACGATCGCCTCAGCGCTGGAGTATCCCGCGTTCACCGACTGGCAGGAGCTCGACGAACTTCGTCCGCTGAGCGACCCCGACCTTCTTCCGCGATTCAGCGGTACCGCGCGCTACACGACCGACTTCGATTTCGAGAGCGTCGGAGACCGACACGTCCTCGACCTCGGCGAGGTTTTCGAGCTCGCGACGGTGCGCCTCAACGGCGTCGATCTCGGCACGCGCATCGCGCCCCCGTATGTGTTCGACGTGCCTGACGGCATCCTTGCCGCGCGCAACACGATCGAGATCGAGGTCACGAACACACTCGCCAAGGCACAGCCCGACTTCTTCTCCGCTTTCGCCCAGCAGGATCCGACCGGCCTGCTCGGCCCGGTGACGATCGCGCCGCTGGTGCAAGGAGCGTCGGAATGA
- a CDS encoding nuclear transport factor 2 family protein, which translates to MTGNRAAFEQFCDLFYTQKRVADAFAYLVSDDYIQHNPTLADGPAAAVEALTPKFGGNPDARFEIQRILVDGDLAMVHVRASSTGRPDAAVADIYRFDDGKLVEHWDVLQAVPENPAHDHPMF; encoded by the coding sequence ATGACCGGGAATCGCGCCGCATTCGAACAGTTCTGCGACCTCTTCTATACGCAGAAGAGAGTCGCGGATGCGTTCGCCTACCTCGTCTCGGACGACTACATCCAGCACAACCCGACGCTCGCCGACGGGCCTGCGGCCGCGGTCGAGGCGCTGACGCCGAAATTCGGCGGCAACCCCGATGCGCGGTTCGAGATCCAGCGGATCCTCGTCGACGGCGACCTCGCGATGGTGCACGTCAGGGCTTCGAGCACTGGTCGGCCGGACGCCGCTGTCGCCGACATCTACCGCTTCGACGACGGAAAGCTCGTCGAACACTGGGACGTCCTCCAGGCCGTCCCGGAGAACCCTGCCCACGACCATCCGATGTTCTGA
- a CDS encoding TIM barrel protein, translating to MYQLAPNIELLFTEAGDYHDRVRAAAAAGFTAVEMWGPTGVDAPAKPKDIPALKAALEETGTTLTAQLSEPRTQFMIPPRDHSEFYRKLDEGVDIAHELACTRIVVGSGTGFGGSKRQTQLDELAEIYRKAIAQIEGSGITLVLEAVNVRVDHPGSLLDRTAESAYVTRGVDSPFFGILYDLYHSTVEGEDPAVELAGAGELVKYVQIADAPGRGEPGSGSIDWPSALGILRGSGYDGPIGLEYYPTQESSASVALIRDLAATA from the coding sequence ATGTATCAACTCGCCCCCAACATCGAACTGCTCTTCACCGAGGCAGGGGACTACCACGACCGCGTACGGGCAGCGGCTGCGGCGGGCTTCACCGCCGTCGAGATGTGGGGTCCGACCGGCGTGGACGCACCCGCGAAGCCCAAGGACATCCCCGCTCTCAAGGCGGCGCTCGAGGAGACCGGAACGACTCTGACCGCCCAGCTCTCCGAGCCGCGCACCCAGTTCATGATCCCGCCGCGGGACCACTCGGAGTTCTACCGCAAGCTCGATGAGGGCGTCGATATCGCCCACGAACTCGCCTGCACGCGCATCGTGGTCGGGAGCGGCACCGGGTTCGGGGGCAGCAAACGCCAGACCCAGCTCGACGAGCTCGCCGAGATCTATCGCAAGGCGATCGCGCAGATCGAGGGCTCGGGCATCACCCTCGTTCTCGAAGCGGTGAACGTTCGTGTCGACCACCCCGGTTCACTGCTCGACCGCACCGCCGAGTCCGCTTATGTCACGCGCGGTGTCGACTCCCCGTTCTTCGGCATCCTGTACGACCTGTACCACTCGACAGTGGAAGGCGAGGACCCGGCTGTCGAGCTGGCCGGCGCCGGGGAGCTCGTCAAGTACGTTCAGATCGCGGACGCCCCGGGACGTGGCGAACCCGGCTCGGGCTCGATCGACTGGCCGAGCGCGCTGGGCATCCTGCGCGGATCCGGCTATGACGGCCCCATCGGTCTCGAGTACTACCCGACGCAGGAGTCGTCGGCGTCCGTCGCCCTGATCCGCGACCTGGCGGCGACGGCGTGA
- a CDS encoding C-glycoside deglycosidase beta subunit domain-containing protein — protein MIPDRIIEQGTLRTDGRRAAVEVRIPWYRALPASCIADAALAIDGIAAPADSLRWELNGQVRTFAEMRDDTDEWWFPLDSAVLSGDVPIAADDAEHEVSVDLTLYIPYIVIGDDEVLHIEEHDSKNMKAVTA, from the coding sequence GTGATCCCCGATCGCATCATCGAGCAAGGAACGCTCAGAACCGACGGCCGGCGTGCGGCGGTCGAAGTGCGCATCCCCTGGTACCGGGCACTCCCGGCGTCGTGCATCGCGGACGCCGCGCTCGCGATCGATGGAATCGCCGCACCAGCGGACTCACTGCGCTGGGAGCTGAACGGACAGGTCCGCACCTTCGCCGAGATGCGCGACGACACCGACGAATGGTGGTTCCCGCTCGACTCGGCGGTGCTCTCGGGTGACGTCCCGATCGCTGCGGACGACGCCGAGCATGAGGTCTCGGTCGATCTGACGCTCTACATCCCCTACATCGTCATCGGCGACGACGAGGTGCTCCACATCGAGGAGCACGACTCGAAGAACATGAAAGCGGTGACGGCATGA